In Streptococcus parauberis NCFD 2020, the sequence GGATAATATGGCTGTTTTTGCTGATTTCCCGCTCAATAAAATTTTGTTGGCAGGTCAGCCGGAATACTTGGACCAGCACTATCAAGAAATTTCAGCACCTTTTGGCGATGAGGTCAATGCCATGTTTACGGCACCTTTCTATTATGAATTTACGGCTAAGGGCATTGATAAAGCCAAAGCTATTGATACCATCTTTAAGCCAATGGGCTATCAGCCTGAGGATATGATTGCCTTTGGTGATGGTCAAAATGATGCAACTATGGTTGCTTATGTTGGATTAGGATTTGCTATGGAAAATGCTGTCGATATGCTCAAAGAAATTGCCGACAAAGAGACAAAATCCAACGATCAAGATGGCATTGCTTACGCACTAGAAAATTTAATTTAAGGAGAACCTATGTTCACAGAGACATTTTATGAAGTTTTAAAACACGAAGGACCAGTTTCTATCACCAGCTGGGGTAATGAGGAGCCGCACGTCACCTGTACATGGAATTCCTACCTAGTTCCTAAAGACGATGACATTATTCTAATCCCAGTGGCAGGTATGCATTCTACACAAGAGGACATTGCTGTCAACAATCAGTTAATCCTGACCTTAGCTGCGCGTCAGGTTGAAGGATTTAATGGCTATCAAGGGACAGGTTTTAGAATCAACGGCAGTGGTAGTTTTCTATCTGAGGGAGACTGGTTTGATGAAATGAAGGAAAAGTACCCATTTATCAGAGAAGTTCTCCAAGTAAAAGTCAATGAATCAATACAATTGCTTTAAAAACTCCTTTTGTAGTCTATTAGACATTGAAGCAATCGACTTTCACAAGTTTGATAAAAGCAAAACCTATCAAACTATTATTTATATTGGTTCGCTCTATGCTTTTGGTATTAAAGGTCTGACCCATGCACTAGGAAAGATGAATTCTTTCCAGTATAGCCACTTACTCGTCGCAACAGTTGGTTTATCAGACCCAAATGTTCCAGTCAATAAAGAAAAGCGAACAGAAAATATCAGATACTCCAGTTATTAAGAGATATCAAGAAATTACAAACAAGTAAAAGAACCTATTAAAAATAGGTTCTTTTTTTAACGATCATGTTCGAGAGAGGTGGAAAGGTTGATTTTTCGAACATAGTTTCTGAAATAATCTTGTTTGAAATAGAGGGCGTAAATTGTATTGAGAATAAAAAGGATTGATTCTTCTGTGGAGAAGTTTCCGATTTTCTTTTGTTTATCTTCTCTGGTACAAATAGTAAAGTAAGCATCAGCTTGTTCTTGTAAATAGCGCCCTT encodes:
- a CDS encoding pyridoxamine 5'-phosphate oxidase family protein, which codes for MFTETFYEVLKHEGPVSITSWGNEEPHVTCTWNSYLVPKDDDIILIPVAGMHSTQEDIAVNNQLILTLAARQVEGFNGYQGTGFRINGSGSFLSEGDWFDEMKEKYPFIREVLQVKVNESIQLL